The genomic stretch gatgtttaatttcagtgggctgtggtgagtactgtagattgtattgcctatgtatagaattcaataaaagattatgactgaaaactgcttttgattctttttgaacagttttagggactataagtctataacaaaaatatgtcggtTGGCGTTCATACAGCAATGTTTTGAGTAGTACAGAAATGTTTCTACGTTTgtggtcgccagttgtctgtgatgtgtaaagtgaaaaatacacggagctttgaatacaacaaacagttactgttttaacacagattgtgtgctatgcatttttcgatgtagatctttttcagatttgacatgaaatgtagacctgacatttgaacagagctgggaaacgaaaaggtaagtttgttaaatttcacaatgaacacttgtgttttgacaaaagaagagataaagtgagttttgtcatcatcatggttTCTTTCAGAGTATAACTCGTGAACAGATGAAAACCTATTTTTTGCTAGATTTTCATGTACTCTTTTTTTGGATGATAAGTATGTCAGTAACTCAAAATCATACGGCTAGTACAGtatggaacatgaatgctttgttcagattttcagatgtgtgctggcagttcaagTCTGGCAGCTGAAGTGAACAGTCATGATTTTGttggagctccaacaatatgctagaaggtaagtaactatgtttaatttgcattgcatgttttccTATGTTTCAGACTTTTAAACAGAGATGTCATGatgactggagttgagcacagggcagtgatAAAGTAAAAGGTAAGtactgaatgtttgttctatgcatgttttgctATAATACATTCCAGGAGTGCTTATGCAGTGATGATTTGACAGTTGAGTGAAAGTGGAGCCATGCAGTCTTGATTTTGAAGCTTatcaacaagccttgaaggtaaggTTAGAATGactcaatgttagtgaattatttaaaaaaatatactgtcaGTGAAGTACTGTCAGTTGCATTTGGACAGTTGAGCAGAACAGACGTAGCTGTaagagctctcatatctgttgtgtaAAACTGTCCTAATGATATGTTATGCTTGTTTGTTTCTgttgtactatttttcagataCGTTTGGCAGTGAAGGATTGAAAGCTGACATGAACAGAAAAAAGATGCTGTTGGCAGTGATGGGTTTGGAAGCTGGCATGAACAGAAAAGCAAACATATGGTGAGTACAAAATagtttttatatggtatgttttgtgcatgcttctATGTTTCAGATGTACTTGCAGTCAACAACGAAGATGATTCAAGAAGAGAAACATTGTTGTGATGTGAATAGAACGTTCAAATAGGGTAAGTGTAACAATTGTGGTAGTTTGATTTGTACCATGTGTGTATTGCTATGTTTCAGATTGCACATGCAGAGATGGTTTCCTACTGGGTGTCAATAGAAGGGACACGAGTAAAAACGATTTCAACTGCTAAACCACAATTCAAGAAGTTGGGTAAGTTTTAAGTCATTGATTTGAggtgtacaatgtgttctttactttgttgcagattcgagtcactggtttacacatggaagaagatttccaccTCTGTGACACATCTTTACAAAAGCAAGGTAAGTTgaccaagttgttttttttatttgttctgctataatgtgatgttatgctatttttcaggttttCCATGTagctatggataaaacaattttaagacAGAATAGCTGCTGCAGCTTGGTTCTgtgttggtttttgtttaaaaacgttttacatgcatgtgtgtttcaaaatattttgtttcagtaGAGGGCCAGATGTCGAGCAGTACAGATGTGTTTCTTGGAGGGAGCTCCCAAACCGTGAGTACaagtatttgatatttagaaGTCTATGTGAAAGATAATAGCAATGGTAGAATCTATCAGTACTTGTGTTTAgaaatgctgatgtgtgacggttaactgaaaagggtaaatgctagccagtacttacacCTGAGCAAacgtgggatgtcgaactaactgatgatgtactatgatggtgaacacttactttgtgtatcgaaatgcttttgttgatatgagtgtgagcttaatacagcaatgtttgagtaatacaaaaaatgtatgtactcttttgtggtcgccagttgtctgtgatatgtatagtaaaaaaaacacaacacaaagctatgaagcatacaattgttttaagattttatcaatgattgtgtactatgcatgttttgatttagttcgtttcagatatgaCATGACCTGAATATTTGACAGTCGAACGGAGCTGAGCATTGCAGAAAAGGTCTCATAGTAGCCTCAACAGTGAATAAGGATATCAACTGCTGTGACTAAACTGTTGAAGAAGGGTAAGTggaacaatgtgtttgttttataagtaccatgtatgctttattttgctctgtttcagaGTAGACATACAAACAGTGTCTTGCTTTGCATGCTATTTTTTaggtctctcatgcagtgagggaaaagaagaagatttcaataaagaatcactgctgcaactcagctctttaaacaaggtaagtgtttactatgttgtatacaaaatgtttctctttCTTACTATGTTTCAGGTTAACattgcagagatgttttgacagcttgtgacagaaaagaaattcagcagctgtgtctTGACTGTAGCCACAAGGTAAGtcgaaacaaatatactggtttgtatgttgtgttgttatgcccttctatgtttcagacttacattgctgtgactgttccacagtgggtcaaaaaaaagacgaatacaggtttcaagaagaaaattggctgttaaaactctgcacaaaatatgaggtaagtgaACTACTCTTTTGGTTTGTGTTGTGCTTTGTtctgcttaactatttttcagatttgagtggtgggtcgttacagagcagactttttGACAAGtgagaagttgagaaacagagaatgatttaagatcagctaggtaagtcttgattattatgcattgctaaatgttgttttttatttcagtatggctgtggtaagtacactaactttctataatttaatattgaactgctTTGATAACTTGTATcctgctatgcaatgcttaatatatatttttcatttcagtatggctgtggtaagtacacaaactttctttaattttcacattgaactgttttgatgacttgtatcctgctatgcaaaatgtcttttttttatttcagtagcctgttggtaagtacgctaactttctataatttcatagtgaattgttttgatgacctgtattctgcattgtaaaatgtgtttctttttcatttcagtatggctgtggtaagtacaattgcctttcatattgaactgttttgatgacctgtattttgcattgtaaaatgtgtttctttttcatttcagtatggctgtggtaagtacacaaactttctttaattttcatattgaactgttttgatgacttgtattctgctatacaaaatgtgtttttatcagTTCAGTTGCCTGATGGTAAGTACAATTTGCTTCTTTAAATTGCatgttgaaatatatttgatgACTTTTGTTCTGCTAtgctctttttcatttcagttgggcagatgtaagtacacttcatttatgtaaaaactgaatatgattgttgtgctatacaaaatgtgcttttcTCAATTTCgggtcagcaatggtaagtagattgtgtttctttatgtataattttgtatacatattgtttttttcatcatagcatgtttttcatatttatgctttgtgtaagtaaaatgttcataaatcattcttatcttaaaactaaaaatgtattgtgctatgcaaaatgtctgtatgatttcagttgccagaggtgagtaccattacagttgaaaagttagttttgtttagttcaagttttggttcacagttctgtttgttatttggcaaaatttacatgtatgcattgagtcttgatttcagctcgattgtggactgaagaagattgtccgcagagggattggatacaaaatacaaagtaagtactgagtttcttactaaaagttttgagttgtattcattgtgtgttaatatgctatgattgctatgaacatgacttttgtatttcagcgaagacaacataggtaagtaaaattgttatctgtttcatgtttactgttacagttcaatattgtgtttataaattgtaagttgtacaaacacattcaaaagtttctgatcatgctttcgatttcatttcagctttactgctggacgagtgttctctactactagacgtgtcaggtttactaccaggcgagcagtgacaacaaggcgcctttgtggaaacaacacaacaaaaaagtgagtattagttgaaattgttttactgtatgttatacttaaatgcaaaattgtgcacataaattgtaagttgtacaattacaatgaaagtttctgatcatgctttttatttcatttcagctgtactgctagacgagcagtgacagaaaggcgcctgaacatgcaacacaaaacaaaaaagtaagtatcagttaaacagttggtagagttgtgtgtttttctttagcagtttgtgtttactattttatttgatacatggtatattacacatgcatgtttttatcatttcaggctgtttactttcatcgtttactgtttaacacaatttgcttttctattttcagtgccaatatccaaaccttgatgtggacaccgagtagtcaatacatacgtgtggcgtatagctgcgacaaaaccgtgggtccatcgcaccgataacttgaacattggcccgtgtatggacatcagtgcaactttgtgaatccatgtaactttgtgaatccatgtaacattgcgaatgtgtgtcgatcgaaaaatgtgtacattctgcactgaaacgaactcggtgttgcaagtggcaagtgttgacagtgtgtatgtttatgtttatgtttttacatgaaaaataaaggagattgttgttttattgtgctggccagcaatattgatgtattgatgtatgtgtttgtgtttaaactatgcaataccaaaatcaaacaaaaaataaacattaacagtcattaactgtgtttgggcggccgaggggtttaagactccacaagtgtgaagcgcactgatagcacttgggggtaaacacctcggtatttcggtgctaaaatgttttcacagtgcttattttgacgcactgttagaactaccaaccagtaaatgattgcttgatttataaaacaaatattcagtctctactttggcacaagagactctaagtatcaaataccaacaatttagacgcagacaatcacatggtggtacaccagtccgaatatactcattgctctagccaggattgcaaattacttgtgttgactagcaaggctccctagtaacggagcagtgttactggcgttttttgggtcgatagtgcttaggtgaggttttgctcgaatcgggagcgggtcactcgcttgggcgagttagttttcgctcgtagtttccaatctggctagatcaatgtaaggttgtcgttgactgctatttggcaagcagaaagacaacagcggttaattaactgagtatgggcgaccgaggtatgtaggtgtcaatagaccgactccacaagttgcgaagcgaaccgatagcacttgaggggaaacgcctcggttttcggttctaacatgtgttatccatgctgtcgttatactctggcaaggctcctcaatctatcgcgagggacactcattattgcccgcaagctttagaacctgacgtgggtcgatgcgtatgcgagtccgaggacgcgatggcatttgataaggctaccaaccagttaatgattgcATGATCTATAAAACCAAATTTTAAGTCTACTTGGGCACAAGAGATTCCAAGTaccaaaataccaacaattaacaagcagacgcttttcaaaactatgaccgctgagattgatagtcagatggagtcctgcccatttagctgtgtagcggtctagggcggggttgcaagtcaatacgaaatgaggcgctataaagcaactcgtccccgttatgaccgtcaatactttcgacactatctgggaatcctttcaacaccacattgttgcgctgttggaagggtggtaggcacgcatggtgacatgcctgtgctttgctatgcgacaccatggtattttcgtacggtgacacgaaatatcttaatctggctgtctcagaaacgcaggcacgcgttgaccgaacctgaccgatgaccgagcaataacatttctattaagtgctttaatgcacaaagtctgctagggctggggtgggaaggcgacttctcttgtactcagacaagaggaacggtcacaagtccgtgaaaacgccgagtgacaccactagctttcaatcgtacaaagcaaaaaactttcaaacttttaTTTGAGGGAACATGATAAATAAAAGTATATGAATGACTCTCAACGTTATTAGATATTTGCCATATggacacaaactatgctactcaatgttgcgttgaacattaattgcgcctaacgaactactcgtgttgagaCTTACATAAGGCGACTCGTAAActcaaagcagttactcgcttttaactgcatacacattttgcacGACGATAGGTATAGCTTGTCTTTCAATGAgaaacatcaaaataaacatttatcagTATTTAGGCTTCATATTTCGCATGTAGAAAATACgaacaaaaacacaatacacataaCGTTAAGTGATTATTTCTATTTGAGTTGATAGAAAGTTGATGAGTtgatgatgaaaaaatgatatataCATCGATTTGAGCGACTTTCATGACATTCTCAGAATTGCTAGCTAATTCCAATTAAAAACCTTTCGCTCCACTACAGTCTACAACCGTATTTGAATCTCAACAACTCGAATGTTCTCATTTTGAAACGCCAGTAAGTTACACAACtgcttgaatattttgaaaagcaGTATCGCTTCAACGCTATGATTTGGTTGTGAGATGTAATATATAGTATAGTAGCATCAATGTTACAGACCTGTAAGCACATTCATACACCTGCTTGAATATTTTGGAAAGCAGTGTCGCTTCAACGCTGCTAAAACGTTTTAGCTTGTCGCTAGCTAGcttgtatgtttgttttgattGTGAAATGTAGTCGAGATTGGTGTGTAGCAATGTATAGTAAAGGTGTTGATGTTTCAAATCAGTAGGCACAAACACATGCTCTCAACGGGCACATGCGAATTCGTATCACGACAAAAACGGGTTAAACATACGCTATAATATATCTCTATGTTAGCACCACAGATGAGGTTGTCGCTAGCTTGCGTTGTTGATTTGGTCGTGAGATGTAGTCATGATTGGTATGTATTGTATAGTAGAAGACAATTCTCAGCAGCAGGTGGTCTGCAAACACTACAATGCAattttgcagtttgatacgaacgtgttttgttcacgtgTAGTTGGTATGAAAATCTGTCGTGTCTGATCAATctaacatatttggtaaaataacaCAGTTGGAAGGCAGTAGCATATCTAAGGTTGTGCTATGTTACAGCTCCACTAATAGTTATTCGTCTTGCAAGATACTGGAACAGATGtccacatgttattgtatattatttaatttaggatatttttgagaaattatgcaacagaacatttctgcaagatgtgaaaaaaatatctatttaaatgggatttctgaggtttagccatcgccgaaaggccaatgtttcttcgttaatgcatggcaaaagtaaaggctatattgtttgctagtatgctagtccgtattgcatattgcaaggtggtaaagcggctcttttcattttgctgtgaaaagaacggtcacaagcccgtatAAAACGttgagtgacacctcttgatcatgtagcttgtatgaaacgtgttaacacaaccacagtagttcaacgcagaacgcttttccttcttcgagggagaagaaatctgggtgcaagtcccggctttggttataacacaaatactcgctgctcagttgcaatattcatactcttacACAGTCAATATAATCTCGGGACCAAATGCCACTAGGCTCGATTTTGAGTTGCTACATCCACGATTGAAATGAACCAACGAATTTCCATTGAGTGCATGATTGAAACGTACAGGATAAAATTTCCTAATCCGTTTTTAGTGAAACTATTGACCGctctatgttaaaacaaaaacagtttatatttaaagcttgaacattcgctgataataggcatgcaataacaatccaacgctgaaatgactcacactcctacgcaattaattttatcgcgggaccaaatacccataggttcgatttcgagttgctgcactcacaattaaaatgaaccaacaaATTGTCATCGAGTACATGATTGAAATGTACCAGCAATTATTCGCTGATAAAAGGCACGCAATAGctattaaattctgaaatgatTCTGAAATGATTCACACACCTACACAGGCAATTTTATCGCGGGACCAAATGCCACTAGGTTCGATTTTGAGTTGGtgcagcatattggcgggggatatcaattcaacgaatttgcttgttatatctattcttgcttgtctgccaatcattatttctttcaagttatccactgttattcgTGTATTATttttgatcagtaaagtgatgccttgtttatttgtatgttgtccgctaagataaatatctccgtcccatgcacttttcaatgtttttgcgaaggtacgtgtgatgtgattttcctgtaaaagactttttttcgtctaaccatttgaaaatttaagtgtgtttgtctttgttatttagcccttttacaattagagtacatatgttaatattcatacaaaaggaggagaaatacatgccacttttcttgtttctaacattttaaaatcattttgtagagctagattatttgttaatactaaattatgcaaaattatattacaatttgacgttaaaaacaataacctttcATGTCCTACAGGTTTTTTATacattctgttcattaaattgatctacgtacttgttcatttataaCAATGGTATTGGTAACGATGCCCtgccttcatttaaattgatctcgataccattttttaaacatttcattatcattaaaactttgctttccgcgtggtaagacctccattgttaaatgaattaataatttagtgaattagttaaatgtgtttgaatatcgttccaaaatattttataacacttgttagtgatgctatcagatcccgaacttttgttattttgcatttctataagagctagtccacattcatattcagttagtaatccgtcacatacttctttttcctcttcatttaaagcatgatgtgtttttttacagagggtgttattttcgacattctttcgtttatagtgtttcaaaaaataggcttgttctattatttgcacaatattcatattcagtttgtaatccttcacatacttgttattcctcttcctttaaagcatgatgtgttattttacaagggttgttattttcgacattctttcgtttacagtgtttcgaaaaataggcttcttctattatttgacttttatatgttatgtctttgccattaactactagtctgtgtatagttatgtgtttgcttctacgttttaaaatgtttgcacagtattttgtattgtttttattgtgttcaacatgatgtgcccgtgctcgaagtattatgccattgaaGTGTGTGTAATAAATTCCttctattataattttttttgtaaaaatttccttcttcaatggaggtggtataatttgtgtttcttttatgcatctgtttttcaagagcttcaatgacttttatggcttcattttcaagtttgtgtgtttcttttttttagcttacctgagcacaacgtgctcatggtgagcttttgtgatcgccttttgtacgttgtctgtcgtgcagcgtcaacatttaccttgttaacactttagaggtcacatttattgtccaatcttcatgaaacttggtcagaacatgtgtcccattaatatcttggacgagttcgattcgaaaatgcttcttgttgttgaaaaacctgggtgccagggggcgtggcagttttcctaatatggctattgtaaaaccttgttaagactctagaagttacatttttgtccaatcatcatgaaacttggtcggaacatgtgtcccaataaaatctttgacaagttcaaaaatggttccggttggaagaaaaacatggccgccagggggcggggcagttttcctattatggctatagtaaaacttgttcacactgtagaagtcaaatttattgtccaatcttcataaaacttagtcagaacatttgttctaatgatatcttggacgagttcaaatatggttctggttggttgaaaaacatggctgccaggtggcgtggcagtttttccttaaatggctacagtaaaaccttgttaacactctagaagtcacatttttagtccaatcttcatgaaacttagtcagaacatttcttcagaccatatctcggatgagtttgaaaatggttctggtctgttgaaaaacatggctgccagggggcgggccagttttccttacatggctatagtaaatccttgttataatgctagaagtcacatttgtggtccaatgcctatgaaacttggtcagaatatttgtactaatgatatctgggctcagATCGAAAATGATTGAGGTCCGTTTataaacatggccgcaagggggcgtggtatttttccttatatggctatttagtaatgttaatactagaagtcacaattattatccaatctttatgaaacttgatcagaacatttgttctaacaatagctcagctgagtttgaaaatggtcatgattcaTTGAAAAATATTGCCGCCGGGTGGGgaggggcagttgtccttatatggctttagtgaaaacttgttgacgctatattcgcctcatttattggccaatctacatgaaacttggtcaaaacattattttgtcccaatgaaatcttagcgaagattgaaactgggtcatatgagcttaaaaactaggtcactaggtcaaataaaaaaaacatgttgaaagtcaCTTTTTGGGTCTAAttttcatgaatcagcttgcatttgtccagaatagtctagttccttttgctctcaggtgagcgccttagggcctaacgaccctcttgttttaaacgacgtgcatcttattgttgtgttaagtatcttgcctttaattattttccataaggtgtttggatttgcatctttgttatcttcaactgtattggttattacctgttatatttgtttttgatattgtgtatcttttcagaagctattatttacttttaaagtaccttgggcctctttcaggttgtatttcatgcagttaaagttcaactatcgagtgatcagtcataaatcctggttttatgttgcatgatgtgtcgataatgttgcaaatagactagcatatttaaaaaaaaatcttatctccaaaatatgcttgagtgccaggtgaattttctttcattatgattaactgtatgccttatgtctatcaaattgtagttttcaattatgttattcaaaatgttcctttttttggagtgagtataaagatttccatttcttttatctctaataatgggttaagaacattaTTGAAATCCTCTCGGACTATAATGttcttatcttggttatttattataacatttggattcatctatgttcggaccgtaaacgttcattaatgttaattgtgtttcgtgtatttttatatttatacttccttgtctgccaatcattatttcgtttaagtaatccactgttattcctgtatgacttttactcagacaagcgatgccttgtttatttgtatgttgtcggttaagataaatatctccgtcccaaccacttttcaatgtttttgctaaggtatgttttaggtgactttcctgtataaaaaagacatatattacttttttttgtctaaccatttgaaacttttagtgcatttgtctttgttatttagcccttgtacatttacagtacatatgttaatactcacacaaaaggacgagaattgcatgataccattcttgttccaaacattttaaaatcattttgtagagctagattattagttaatagttcattatgtcaagttatattaagctttgatgttaaaaacaattaccttCAATGTTTtacaggttgttgatacattgtgttcattaaattgatctcagcactaagtacttgttcat from Dreissena polymorpha isolate Duluth1 chromosome 10, UMN_Dpol_1.0, whole genome shotgun sequence encodes the following:
- the LOC127849351 gene encoding uncharacterized protein LOC127849351, with translation MCSLLCCRFESLVYTWKKISTSVTHLYKSKRARCRAVQMCFLEGAPKPFTAGRVFSTTRRVRFTTRRAVTTRRLCGNNTTKNCTARRAVTERRLNMQHKTKNANIQTLMWTPSSQYIRVAYSCDKTVGPSHR